Proteins co-encoded in one Oncorhynchus keta strain PuntledgeMale-10-30-2019 chromosome 36, Oket_V2, whole genome shotgun sequence genomic window:
- the mcmbp gene encoding mini-chromosome maintenance complex-binding protein isoform X2 yields the protein MFDPEFYMGVYETVDPSTKANVLRCGKYKDVTECGVDLNSRNTVTAERQTFYCVPIPGESPWAKESYGCSSQARVVPSTSYVPSRQKRSYEEDDDMDTQPQKQREPHTEPHGNGDSKRQETEAPSSQTTAPSDCSSHLDLNFPLPGERGPACLVKVYEGLDSFKLNDTLEIYGILSVNPVLTVLGEEKDPSLLLLNPTECMETPEEQRAHDPPASLVPRLHMLYARPLQHNNPLLPSAPTEDQSAFVSSFLVEMASVRTELLAYLTHVLLGDGLAAEYLLLHLISNVYTRRDVLPLGKFTLNLSGCPLNSYTERLYQIVQQLVPCSYRLSMSLHTMNSMRLVPKKDYVANRLVSGALQLARNTSLFLDETQLEQGQLDSSGVRNITALGNLISWQKVDYDFSYHQMEFPCNINVLVTSEGRSLLPSDCQVPLQPQVTPPNMEEYLTTIHMAQFTSQINKFRVYLSLARTLDYSISDEVTKAVEDDFVDMRKDDPQSVTAEDLHRMLVVARLLSLSLGQTTLSRDGWMRAKHIDMHRRSRTEQQKSLNGNEP from the exons ATGTTTGATCCAGAGTTCTACATGGGAGTGTATGAGACTGTGGACCCCTCAACCAAGGCCAAT GTGTTGAGATGTGGGAAGTACAAAGATGTCACAGAATGTGGG GTGGATTTGAACTCCAGAAACACTGTGACTGCAGAGAGACAGACCTTCTATTGTGTCCCTATTCCAGGAGAGAGCCCTTGGGCTAAAGAGA GCTATGGCTGTTCTAGTCAGGCAAGAGTTGTCCCATCCACCTCCTATGTCCCAAGCAGACAGAAGCGCAGTTACGAAGAGGACGATGACATGGACACACAACCCCAGAAGCAGAGAGAACCACACACAG AGCCCCATGGCAATGGAGACTCCAAGCGGCAGGAGACCGAAGCCCCCTCCAGCCAGACAACTGCCCCCTCAGACTGTTCCTCCCATCTGGACCTCAACTTTCCCCTGCCGGGGGAGAGGGGCCCAGCCTGTCTAGTGAAG GTCTATGAGGGGTTGGACAGCTTCAAACTGAACGACACACTGGAGATCTACGGGATTCTCTCCGTCAACCCAGTCCTGACTGTGCTGGGCGAAGAAAA AGACCCCTCGTTGTTACTGCTAAACCCCACCGAGTGTATGGAGACTCCAGAGGAACAGAGAGCTCATGACCCCCCTGCTTCACTGGTGCCCCGTCTCCACATGCTGTACGCCCGCCccctgcaacacaacaacccTCTTCTGCCCTCTGCTCCCACAGAGGACCAAAGCGCCT TTGTATCCTCATTCCTGGTTGAGATGGCATCGGTGAGGACAGAGCTGCTCGCTTACCTCACCCATGTTCTTCTGGGAGACGGACTGGCTGCCGAGTACCTCTTACTGCACCTCATCTCTAACGT GTATACCAGGCGGGATGTCCTGCCTTTGGGTAAATTCACCCTGAATCTGAGTGGCTGCCCGCTCAACTCCTACACAGAGCGACTCTATCAGATCGTCCAACAGCTGGTGCCTTGT TCATACCGTCTCAGTATGAGCCTCCACACAATGAACAGCATGCGTCTGGTGCCTAAGAAGGACTATGTGGCCAACCGGCTGGTGAGTGGAGCCTTGCAGCTGGCCAGGAACACGTCCCTCTTCCTTGATGAGACGCAGCTGGAGCAGGGTCAACTGGACAGCTCAG GTGTGCGGAacatcactgccctggggaacCTGATCTCTTGGCAGAAGGTTGATTATGACTTCAGCTACCACCAGATGGAATTCCCCTGCAATATTAATGTGCTCGTCACATCAGAGGGCCGATCGCTGCTGCCG TCAGACTGCCAGGTGCCCCTACAGCCCCAAGTGACCCCACCCAACATGGAGGAGTATCTCACTACCATCCACATGGCACAGTTCACGTCACAGATTAACAAGTTCCGTGTGTACCTGAGTCTGGCCCGTACCCTCGACTACAGCATCTCGGATGAGGTCACCAAG GCAGTTGAGGATGACTTTGTTGACATGCGCAAAGATGACCCCCAGAGCGTCACCGCAGAGGACCTGCATAGGATGCTTGTCGTTGCAAG GTTGCTCTCCTTAAGTTTGGGGCAGACCACCCTTTCCcgagatggatggatgagagcCAAGCACATAGACATGCATCGCAGGAGCAGGACCGAACAACAGAAGAGTCTCAATGGCAACGAGCCTTAA
- the mcmbp gene encoding mini-chromosome maintenance complex-binding protein isoform X1, producing the protein MPSSHDWINKPLGVVEAMFAQSNSNPEWEAKVLEYFKGQLKEKESHSWVPSLNDVPLHYLKPNSLVKFRCLVQDMFDPEFYMGVYETVDPSTKANVLRCGKYKDVTECGVDLNSRNTVTAERQTFYCVPIPGESPWAKESYGCSSQARVVPSTSYVPSRQKRSYEEDDDMDTQPQKQREPHTEPHGNGDSKRQETEAPSSQTTAPSDCSSHLDLNFPLPGERGPACLVKVYEGLDSFKLNDTLEIYGILSVNPVLTVLGEEKDPSLLLLNPTECMETPEEQRAHDPPASLVPRLHMLYARPLQHNNPLLPSAPTEDQSAFVSSFLVEMASVRTELLAYLTHVLLGDGLAAEYLLLHLISNVYTRRDVLPLGKFTLNLSGCPLNSYTERLYQIVQQLVPCSYRLSMSLHTMNSMRLVPKKDYVANRLVSGALQLARNTSLFLDETQLEQGQLDSSGVRNITALGNLISWQKVDYDFSYHQMEFPCNINVLVTSEGRSLLPSDCQVPLQPQVTPPNMEEYLTTIHMAQFTSQINKFRVYLSLARTLDYSISDEVTKAVEDDFVDMRKDDPQSVTAEDLHRMLVVARLLSLSLGQTTLSRDGWMRAKHIDMHRRSRTEQQKSLNGNEP; encoded by the exons ATGCCGTCGTCTCACGATTGGATAAACAAGCCATTGGGCGTTGTCGAAGCGATGTTTG CCCAGAGCAACTCTAACCCAGAATGGGAAGCAAAAGTGTTGGAATACTTCAAAGGGCAGCTGAAGGAAAAGGAATCTCATAGCTGG GTTCCTTCGCTAAATGATGTGCCCTTGCACTACTTGAAGCCCAACAGCCTTGTGAAATTCCGTTGTTTGGTCCAAGACATGTTTGATCCAGAGTTCTACATGGGAGTGTATGAGACTGTGGACCCCTCAACCAAGGCCAAT GTGTTGAGATGTGGGAAGTACAAAGATGTCACAGAATGTGGG GTGGATTTGAACTCCAGAAACACTGTGACTGCAGAGAGACAGACCTTCTATTGTGTCCCTATTCCAGGAGAGAGCCCTTGGGCTAAAGAGA GCTATGGCTGTTCTAGTCAGGCAAGAGTTGTCCCATCCACCTCCTATGTCCCAAGCAGACAGAAGCGCAGTTACGAAGAGGACGATGACATGGACACACAACCCCAGAAGCAGAGAGAACCACACACAG AGCCCCATGGCAATGGAGACTCCAAGCGGCAGGAGACCGAAGCCCCCTCCAGCCAGACAACTGCCCCCTCAGACTGTTCCTCCCATCTGGACCTCAACTTTCCCCTGCCGGGGGAGAGGGGCCCAGCCTGTCTAGTGAAG GTCTATGAGGGGTTGGACAGCTTCAAACTGAACGACACACTGGAGATCTACGGGATTCTCTCCGTCAACCCAGTCCTGACTGTGCTGGGCGAAGAAAA AGACCCCTCGTTGTTACTGCTAAACCCCACCGAGTGTATGGAGACTCCAGAGGAACAGAGAGCTCATGACCCCCCTGCTTCACTGGTGCCCCGTCTCCACATGCTGTACGCCCGCCccctgcaacacaacaacccTCTTCTGCCCTCTGCTCCCACAGAGGACCAAAGCGCCT TTGTATCCTCATTCCTGGTTGAGATGGCATCGGTGAGGACAGAGCTGCTCGCTTACCTCACCCATGTTCTTCTGGGAGACGGACTGGCTGCCGAGTACCTCTTACTGCACCTCATCTCTAACGT GTATACCAGGCGGGATGTCCTGCCTTTGGGTAAATTCACCCTGAATCTGAGTGGCTGCCCGCTCAACTCCTACACAGAGCGACTCTATCAGATCGTCCAACAGCTGGTGCCTTGT TCATACCGTCTCAGTATGAGCCTCCACACAATGAACAGCATGCGTCTGGTGCCTAAGAAGGACTATGTGGCCAACCGGCTGGTGAGTGGAGCCTTGCAGCTGGCCAGGAACACGTCCCTCTTCCTTGATGAGACGCAGCTGGAGCAGGGTCAACTGGACAGCTCAG GTGTGCGGAacatcactgccctggggaacCTGATCTCTTGGCAGAAGGTTGATTATGACTTCAGCTACCACCAGATGGAATTCCCCTGCAATATTAATGTGCTCGTCACATCAGAGGGCCGATCGCTGCTGCCG TCAGACTGCCAGGTGCCCCTACAGCCCCAAGTGACCCCACCCAACATGGAGGAGTATCTCACTACCATCCACATGGCACAGTTCACGTCACAGATTAACAAGTTCCGTGTGTACCTGAGTCTGGCCCGTACCCTCGACTACAGCATCTCGGATGAGGTCACCAAG GCAGTTGAGGATGACTTTGTTGACATGCGCAAAGATGACCCCCAGAGCGTCACCGCAGAGGACCTGCATAGGATGCTTGTCGTTGCAAG GTTGCTCTCCTTAAGTTTGGGGCAGACCACCCTTTCCcgagatggatggatgagagcCAAGCACATAGACATGCATCGCAGGAGCAGGACCGAACAACAGAAGAGTCTCAATGGCAACGAGCCTTAA